Within Thermococcus celer Vu 13 = JCM 8558, the genomic segment CCCGGGAACTGGGCTGGGAGGCCGAGCTCATAGACGTGAGGGACTACCTACTGGGCTACACCCACCGCTGGAAGGTAACGCCGGAGATGGAGAAGTACAGGGGCAGGATCCTCGAGGCGGACGCCCTCGTCATAGTGGCCCCCGAGTACAACGGGAGCTACCCGGGAGAGCTGAAGATACTCCTCGACACGATATTCGACGAGTACGAAGGACTGCCCGTCGGCATCGTCACGGTCTCGGTCGTTACCGGGGGAACGAGGCTTTTGCAGGAGCTCAGATTGGCTTCGGTTAACTACCGCATGCTCCCCGTGGCCCAAGTGCTCTTCCACAACGTCGATGACCTCTTTGATGGCGAAGAGCTGAAGGATGAAAAATACACGGAGAGGGTCGAGCGGCTTTTCAGGACGCTTGAGAGGTACGCGAAGGCGCTGAAGCCGATAAGGGATGAAGTAAGAAGAAACCTGATAGAGAAAGCGGAGAGGCTTTAATGTTCGGCCTCTCCCTTCAGTCCCTTAAAATGAACCGTCGCGGGACAGCCCGAGCACTTTTTTCCGTAGAGATAGCAGTCGGTGCACACCTTACCGCAGGGGGCCACTTCCCTCACCGGATCAAGCTTGAAGTCCACGAACTCCGGGTAGGCGGGAGCCGAGCCGAGGGATACGTCCATCTCCCTTACGCTCTCCATCGGCCGTATGGTGTTCTCTATGGTAGCCTCGAGGGCGGAGTAGTCCTCAGCTATTAGCGCCAGGTTGAGGTTGTACTTGCCGGTCGTCGTGGCAACGAAGACCGTCCTCGGACACTTCGCAAAAACGTCCGCTAATTTTTCGGCCTCGTCCATGCTCCTCACGCGCAGATTCACGACCGCCGATACGAAGTTTCTCTTCCTGATGTTGAGAAGGGCCTGTATTTTCACATCTCCCCTCTCTTCCAGCTTTCCCAGTCTCTCCCTCGCGGAGGCGTGGCTTATGCCGAGCTCCCTCGCTATCCCGGAAACCTTCATCCTGCCGTTCTTCCTCAGCAGGCGGTATATTATCATGTCGCGCTCGTCCATAAAATCACCTTCATTTTAAAGGCTTTTATCTTCATTTTCCTGGGAAATCAATATAAACGTTTCCGAGTATCTAAAAAATCGAGGTGATTTCGATGGAGACGAACGAGGGAACCGTGGATAGGCTCCTCAGGGTGGTTATAGGCATAGTCCTTCTCGGCGTCTGGGCCGGCATGAACGTGCCCTACAGGACCGTGCTTCTGATAATTGGACTGATAGCACTGGTGACCGGGCTGACAGGGTTCTGTGCAATTTATAAACTCCTGGGCGTAAGTACCTGCAAGGGATGCTGAGGTGAAAGGGTGAAGCGCACAACCAAATTGCTGGTAATATCGGGTGAACTGCTGATAGCGGCAAGTTTAGCGCTGATGCTAAGCGGCCTCGCGATGAACTACCCGAGCTCACTCCTTGGCTCCATCATGAGCGGCGAAACCGCGAGGAAGGTTCACCTCGTCTCCGCCTACCTCTTCATCGGCCTGTTCTACGTCCATGCAACGGCTGGAATATACCTGATCCTCGAGAGATTTGAGCGCCTGAGGGAAGCGAAGACCAGAAAAGCCGTGCTATCGGCCTGGACGCTCGGGATAGCTGTGTTACTGCTCCTCTCGCTGGTTCCTCACGGAAACGGCCCGATGCCATCGAGCGTCTCCGCGGGCACGCTTTTGACCGTTCAGGAGGTCGCGAGGCACAACACGGAAAACGACTGCTGGATAATCGTCGGAAACGACGTTTACAACGTCACGTCGCTGATAGATGTTCACTCCGGCGGGAGAGAGGCTATAATAAGGTACTGCGGCACGAACGCCACGGGGGTCTTCTTCGAGAAACATGACCAGAACGACTACTACGTTCTTGGAACCTACTACATCGGCACCATCGGTGAGCCCATGATAAAGCCGAAAAAAATGTAAGAAAAGCCCGGAAATAGCCAAATTCGGCTCAAATCCCTTTTATTTTTATGGTATGTATTTAAATTCTGAAGTTAGAATATCCCATTCCCCATTTTCCAAGATATCTTTGTTCACCGATAGTACCAGATAGTGCTTTTTTTGAATTGAAAGGTCTCTTAGTTTGGTTAGCTTTAAGTAAAAGCTCTTAAAGTCTTTAGCAACCAAATACAATGCCTCAAGGTTTTCAATTAGAATGACCTCCAATTCTTCTTCTGCTAGTTCTTCCAGAGATTCCAGAAGGGTTCTTGGAGGTATGCAGTGCTTGCAAATTGTATTACTTATCCAAAAGGACTTTAAATCTTTTTTCATCCAGAGTTTCACTTCTTCGGGGGATCTCTTGAGAATACAACCCTTTTGGGATCTTCCGCCGGGAGATCCAGAAAGAAATAACGCGCTTTGGTTTTATCTTCAAAAATGTAACCTCCGGGTTTCAGGTCTTTTGCCGTTTCTACCTTGTCTTCCTTTAGCTTTAGGACAAGTTCATACGCTTTTTTAATCCTCTCATAGTGATTTTTTTCAAAGAGTGCAAGCTGAGTTGCTATCTCTCTTGATTCTTCATTTTCAGATTTTCTGGATAGTATTTCGTAGGTTCTCTCTGCAAACAGCTCACTTAGAGATGTAAGAAAACCCAAGGCCACTCCTTCGGCGGGAATGGCTTCATTTTGTTGTTCAGGTACATCTCCATTAACCTTGGTGAAGCTGTCTCAAATCCAACCTGTATCCCAATCCAATGGTTATCGCTTGCCCCCAATATGTGAGAAATCGCCTCAACCATCCTCGGATTTGCCAGTACTCCTGCCACTGATCCGTGAGTGGGATTGACATTTCTTGTGTATCCTCTTGCCATCTCAAAGAGCTCAACAACTGCCTCAGCATTTGGATAAAAGTTCCTCTTATCCTCAACTTTGTACAGAAAGATATCCTCACTGTGGAGCCATGCATGGTTTATACTCGCTTTGATGTTTAACATTATCTCCTCTTCGATTTTTTTCTAGAGGTATGTAACGAGCAACCCTTAAATTAGGATCACAGAACCTACAACCCCTTCCGCAACCCCTCATTACCTCAACGAGTCCCTTGTAAGATGGTGCAACTATGGTAGGGATCTCCTCAACCCTTGGTCCTTCATCAACGCGAGCGATGAAAACGCGGGGACGCTGATGACGGTCTATGGCTGGAAATACCGATACTGGCGACGTGTAAGGTGGTGACGCCATCTCCCACAACTTTTTTTATCAGGTGGGGCTACAAGGGCCCGGCTGTCATGCTATACCACATAATGGAGGACGAGCAACCCATCCGCATACGCGCATGCTAATCCCACCCAAGCCCTCCAGTGCTGGGTGAGAGAGTGAGAAAAGTGAGGCGATACCCGCCCCCACGTCTTATATTTGGCGCGTGGGAAACTCTTTAGGGCGCGGGCCGTTTCTAACATAAACGCATTTTATCTGTTTAAGATATAAATATTATAGTTGAGAAAGCTTGCAAAAGTAACCCACAGGAGATATGGGATTAGCAGTAAACCTGCTGTCCTTGAGATCCTATAGAAAACAATGATATTGCCTAAAATAACAAACCATAAAATTACTATTTCTATGAGTGCCAGATATGGGTTTCTCAGCCCAAAGAACAACAAAGACCACAACAGGTTGAGGGCAAGGTTTGCACCATAAATTAGCAGCACCCATGATCTAATGTCTCCAAAATCTTTATTCCACACCAAGTAAAAAGAGATTCCTATTAATATGAAAAGCAAAGTCCATACAGGTGCAAATAACCAGTTTGGTGGATTAAACGAAGGTTTGTTTATGGTGCTATACCAGCTATTAATAGAACTTGAAGTAAAAAAGGAGCCAGCAAATCCAACAATTAAAGGAATCAATATGGAAACAATAAGTTTCATGTAATCCATACTATCATCTCACCTTTATTGTGTTTTTTATAGGTCCCACCAATAATTAAAATTTAACCTTTATATATTTTACCATTCTAATGCCAGCAGTCGATAATACCATATAAAAATTTTATATTTTCATTGCTCTTAAAGGCAGATTTGGGAGGTTAAATAAGCTATCCTTATGTTTATTCATCCTCATCAATTATAAACAACTCCTCTATACTTGTGTTTAGGGGCTTTTGCTACCTTGTATGCTAACTTGAGAGAAGGGTTGTATTTTCCTTTTTCAAGAAACACTATTGTTTCCCTTCTAACTCCCACTTTTTTTGCAAGTTCTTCCTATGTCATGTCATACTTTGCAATTCTTTTATTCTTGTCTTCATCTACATCACTTAATCAAGGCTTCTTGAGAGGATCACCAAAGCCTTCAACATAAGCGTCGTTGCCTACGCCAACCAGAGCGCAGGTGAGATAGCCGGGCTCGCGGAGGGCAAGGACAAGGTGGTCCTCGTTGACGTTCCGCAGGAACTTCAGACGGAGCTCGAGGGAATGAACCTGACCGTTAAGTATGTTAAGGGGAAGCCAGAAGAGAGTGACTATGGGCTTATAGCCCAGGTTCTTGGCCTGTACGGTCCATACTCCCTCGGTGAGGCTCTAACGGTTGGAAATCCAATTCAGTATGGGGAGATATCGAGAAGATCGCCCGATAAGCTTACTGCTGAGCAGGAGGCGAGCAAGGTTTACACCGTTCTCAAGAGCGGTTCACTCCCCGTCAAGCTCACGGTCGTTAAAATAGAAACCGTGTCCACGGAGCCTGGTGAGACAGCCACAACAAACCCATCAACGAGCAATCCGAATAATATCCCCAAATCACGCACCAACTCGGGCGGTGGAATCTGCGGGCCGGGAACTATGATCGCTCTCGCCATTATGCCTCTCCTCACAGAAAGAAAAAGGAAAAACAATTGATTCTTTTCCCCTTCACTTCTCCGTGTCCGTTGACAGGGGCACGGCCGCCATAACGACCCTTCCACGCCTGAGGAGGGCGGTGGTCCTAAACCCAACCGTCCCGTCGGGGTTGAGTATCTTGAAGGCGACCACATTTATCTCCTCTCCAGCCGCGTTTCTGCCCGTGAAGACCTCGATGTAGGTCCTGTCGAGGTAGTTGCTGGCCAGTCTGTTCGTCGAGGGCTTTTTCGTTCCCTGTTTGACACCGGGGTCGCCGATGGCTATCAGCGTGTTACCGCTGGAGTCGGTGATGGCGTAGACCACAACGATGGAGCTCTGGTTCTCGAGCTTATCCCAGGCGATGGGGATGTAGGGCCCGTTTCCGAAGGTGATGTTGAGGGCCTTTGGCTCGGGAACCTCACCGAAGGGCCCGCCGAAAGCCCTGCCAAAGACGTCCTTGAGCAGGGGGCTAACCGTGCAGGAGCACGCCTCTGCCGGGGTTCCCATCTCCGCCGAATAGCCCTTGGTTTGGGCGTCCTGAAAGGCGTCGAGGGCCTTCTTGGGGGTCTCGACTCCAATTGACCCGCCGCCAACCCTCATGTTGACGTTGACGAGCTGTTCGGCGAGCTCCTTGAGGTCGGCCTTCATGACGAGGGTCGTTACCGTGTACTTGCCAGGGAGAAGGTAGAGGTCCTCAACCGGGACGGGCGTGACGCCATCGTCGGTGGGCTCAAAGATGAAGGGCGCTATCTGCGGCGAGGGGCATATCAGAGGCTCATCGGGACCCTCGGGTATGGTGTTCAGCGTGTGACTGTCGAGGGGGAGCTTCTTGTAACAGAAACCCTCATCGTCGGCCATTCCAACGAGCGTGGTGTTGAGCGGGGGAACGGAGTAAACGCCGTTTTTGTCGGGGGCGATCCTCATGACGGTTTCTCCCGTGTTGGGGTCAATTAGCAAAAGCTCGGAGCCCGTACCGTTCACCGCCTCCATCCTGAAGCCGTTCTTTGCACCCACGCGGATGGAGACCACCTGGCCGGCTCCCACGGTCCTCCCGCCCTCGCGGATGGCCCTTAGGGTGCTCCCGGTTCCGAAGTGGTATATCTCGAGGCTCTCCATTTTGTAGCCCCTAACCGTCTTCATCCTCTCCACTATTCCGGCCCTGTCCAGCTCTTCTATCCCCTTCCCCGAGACGTAGAAGAAGGTTCCCCTCATGCTGTAGAATGGCTCAATAGGCTCGCCGGTGGTGGCGTTCTCCCAGTAGGCGCGCTCGAGGGCACCGATTCCCGCAAGGGCCCTCACGTTAGTTAGCTCGTGGTACCTGAGCATGGCGAGGCCGTTGAGAATAAGGACTTTGGTCTTCGGGTCCTTCTCCTCTCTGGCCATCTTGAGGAGTTCCGTCGAGGTTCTGTCCCACTTCATGATTTCCTCGCTCTGGAGTTCAAAGCCCGTTTTGGCGAGCTTTTCTCCAGTGTCCACTATTTCTTTATCATATTCATCTACGAGCGCCGTCAGCTCCTTTTCCTTCGGCTCCCACTCGTTTCCCGGAGCGGGACTTTGGGTTTTGGTAGACGTCCCAACGGAAGTTCCCGAGGGACTTGGACTTGGCGAACTCACGGTTCTCGTAACGGTTCCCTGGCCGATACAGCCCGAAATAAAGGCCCCGACCATCACAATTCCTAAAAGCAGGGCAAAGCCCGCTATGGTTTTTCCTTTCATCTTAACCACTTTCTTGCAGTCACGAGACGGTAAAAAACGTAGAAGAACTTCAAGTGACTTATAGATGAAGTTAGTCGTCGAAGTTTATAACGGTTGTGTTTTCAAAATGAAAATAATTAAACAGAAACACTTTCAGTGCTTAACCGCAACCAGCATGGTGAAGATCGCTATCAACGCTATTTCGTAGGTCTCTATCAGCGCCGCCGAGGGCCAGCTTACGGGCGTCCCCAGCACCGCGAGCGCGAAGAGGGCAACGGAACCGTAGCGAATGGCCCTATCCCTCGAAGCCACCCCGTAGAGCAACATCCCCAGGAAGAACTGAACGAAGAAGTAGGTCGAGACGAAGGTGTGGGGCCTCGTGCCTGCATGAAAGACCCCGATGAGGGCCAGAAAGAGCGAGGATACGCTGACGTAGGCTCCCCCGACGGTCTGGAGCTTGTTTTCAGCGGAGAGTACCAAACAGACCGAAAAGGCCAGCACGAAGAGGGACGTAATAATGAGGCCGTAGTTGTAGATCCACGGGGCGCTGGCCTTTTCGGGCGAACCGAGGTCGCTGAGGGCGTTTTTGGTGAAGCTGAACCAGGGATTCTCCCTTATGCTCCAGGCAACGAAGAGCCAGTAAGTCAAAACACCGGTTATTCCGGAGTACCTGAGACCTCGCATCATGACAATAACTGGACTTCAGAGAAGATAAAGGTTCCGAAACCGGCCTTTGAGGATATTCAAAGAGCCATTCACACGGCCGTCATCCCGTCGCTTTGCCATATACTTGGGGGTCGTTGGTTTCCATTTTGTAAAACCTAACTCCGAAACGGAATACCCTCAACGGATGAGACCCGCGGGGGCTTCACTTTGACGGGAAAAGGTTTTTATATTTTTGAGGACTATTACTCTCTGGTGAATAAAAATGAACAGATTTGTGCTACACGAGATGTTCCGGGACATACACCGGCCGGGTGAGGATGGAATCCCGGAGTTCAAGACCTACGTGGCGGGGAAGTGGGTCTTTGGGGAGCGCCTCTCGGACGTCGTGAGCCCGATAGACGGAAGGGTGATAGCGAGGGTTTCCATCCTCGGCAAAGAGCAGGTGGAGGAGGCCATCGCGGCGGTTTACGAGAAAGGACGGGAGGAGATAAGGAACTACCCCGGCGAGAAGAGGGTGAAGAGCTTTCTGAAGGCCGCGGAACTGATGAGGGAGGCGTTCGATGACTTCGTGAACGTTCTGATACTGGACGCCGGGAAACCAAAGGGCAACGCGACGGGGGAGACGAAGGCGACGATAGAGAGACTGGAGAAGAGCACCTTCGAGTCAAGGAGACTTCTGGGCGACTACGTCCCCGGCGACTGGAGCGAGGAAACCCTCGAGAGCGAGGGCATAGTCAAGCGGGAACCCTACGGGGTCGTCCTCGCGATAAGCCCCTTCAACTACCCGCTGTTCATCTCTGCGGCAAAGGTTATTCCAGCGCTCCTCAGCGGAAACGCG encodes:
- a CDS encoding NADPH-dependent FMN reductase, translating into MKVKIILGTAREGRKSERVAGYVLKKARELGWEAELIDVRDYLLGYTHRWKVTPEMEKYRGRILEADALVIVAPEYNGSYPGELKILLDTIFDEYEGLPVGIVTVSVVTGGTRLLQELRLASVNYRMLPVAQVLFHNVDDLFDGEELKDEKYTERVERLFRTLERYAKALKPIRDEVRRNLIEKAERL
- a CDS encoding Lrp/AsnC family transcriptional regulator, with translation MDERDMIIYRLLRKNGRMKVSGIARELGISHASARERLGKLEERGDVKIQALLNIRKRNFVSAVVNLRVRSMDEAEKLADVFAKCPRTVFVATTTGKYNLNLALIAEDYSALEATIENTIRPMESVREMDVSLGSAPAYPEFVDFKLDPVREVAPCGKVCTDCYLYGKKCSGCPATVHFKGLKGEAEH
- a CDS encoding YgaP family membrane protein, which gives rise to METNEGTVDRLLRVVIGIVLLGVWAGMNVPYRTVLLIIGLIALVTGLTGFCAIYKLLGVSTCKGC
- a CDS encoding cytochrome b5 domain-containing protein encodes the protein MKRTTKLLVISGELLIAASLALMLSGLAMNYPSSLLGSIMSGETARKVHLVSAYLFIGLFYVHATAGIYLILERFERLREAKTRKAVLSAWTLGIAVLLLLSLVPHGNGPMPSSVSAGTLLTVQEVARHNTENDCWIIVGNDVYNVTSLIDVHSGGREAIIRYCGTNATGVFFEKHDQNDYYVLGTYYIGTIGEPMIKPKKM
- a CDS encoding DUF835 domain-containing protein encodes the protein MKLWMKKDLKSFWISNTICKHCIPPRTLLESLEELAEEELEVILIENLEALYLVAKDFKSFYLKLTKLRDLSIQKKHYLVLSVNKDILENGEWDILTSEFKYIP
- a CDS encoding ferritin family protein → MGFLTSLSELFAERTYEILSRKSENEESREIATQLALFEKNHYERIKKAYELVLKLKEDKVETAKDLKPGGYIFEDKTKARYFFLDLPAEDPKRVVFSRDPPKK
- a CDS encoding TspO/MBR family protein, which encodes MDYMKLIVSILIPLIVGFAGSFFTSSSINSWYSTINKPSFNPPNWLFAPVWTLLFILIGISFYLVWNKDFGDIRSWVLLIYGANLALNLLWSLLFFGLRNPYLALIEIVILWFVILGNIIVFYRISRTAGLLLIPYLLWVTFASFLNYNIYILNR
- a CDS encoding CGP-CTERM sorting domain-containing protein; translation: MVLVDVPQELQTELEGMNLTVKYVKGKPEESDYGLIAQVLGLYGPYSLGEALTVGNPIQYGEISRRSPDKLTAEQEASKVYTVLKSGSLPVKLTVVKIETVSTEPGETATTNPSTSNPNNIPKSRTNSGGGICGPGTMIALAIMPLLTERKRKNN
- a CDS encoding DUF998 domain-containing protein; this translates as MMRGLRYSGITGVLTYWLFVAWSIRENPWFSFTKNALSDLGSPEKASAPWIYNYGLIITSLFVLAFSVCLVLSAENKLQTVGGAYVSVSSLFLALIGVFHAGTRPHTFVSTYFFVQFFLGMLLYGVASRDRAIRYGSVALFALAVLGTPVSWPSAALIETYEIALIAIFTMLVAVKH